The following are encoded together in the Macadamia integrifolia cultivar HAES 741 chromosome 10, SCU_Mint_v3, whole genome shotgun sequence genome:
- the LOC122092308 gene encoding probable aquaporin NIP7-1 produces MRSLAMKYPVFKEPTPSEEASSSRESQGDEEIGPHRNSIMNGEVLTLESAIATASRSITRASNLTQLARVGVAEMVGTSILMFSVCGIIAVTRIMRGEVGLLEYAATGGLSITVVIFSVGSISGAHVNPSVTIAFASLGAFPWSKVPLYILAQMLGSVIGTYVGKSVYGIDTEMMTTHPLQGRSTAFWAELIATFIVVFLAASLSSHPRAVSHLAGFVVGIAIALAILITGPVSGGSLNPARSFGPALISWKFDDIWLYLFAPTLGAVAATLLFRLLRLQHHPSSSSTAPSCAPANPSVD; encoded by the exons ATGAGAAGTTTGGCTATGAAATATCCAGTATTCAAAGAACCTACTCCTTCTGAGGAAGCGTCTTCcagcagagaatcccaaggagATGAAGAGATCGGACCTCATAGAAACTCAATAATGAATGGAGAAGTACTAACCTTGGAAAGTGCCATTGCTACGGCCAGTCGAAGCATTACTCGTGCGAGCAATCTAACTCAGCTGGCTAGAGTG GGGGTTGCAGAGATGGTTGGGACATCCATTTTGATGTTCAGCGTGTGTGGGATCATAGCAGTGACGCGGATCATGAGAGGTGAAGTGGGTCTCTTGGAATACGCAGCCACAGGTGGTTTGTCAATAACCGTAGTCATTTTCAGTGTAGGATCCATCTCAGGTGCCCATGTTAATCCCTCCGTCACAATAGCCTTTGCAAGCTTAGGTGCATTTCCATGGTCCAAG GTTCCTTTGTACATATTGGCACAAATGTTAGGATCTGTCATTGGAACGTACGTGGGGAAGTCAGTATATGGCATTGACACAGAGATGATGACAACCCACCCACTTCAAGGTCGCTCCACTGCGTTCTGGGCGGAGCTCATTGCTACCTTCATCGTTGTCTTCCTAGCAGCATCACTATCTAGTCATCCCCGAGCT GTTTCTCATTTGGCTGGTTTTGTGGTTGGGATTGCAATTGCCCTTGCTATTTTGATAACAGG GCCTGTCTCCGGAGGGTCATTGAATCCGGCCAGATCATTTGGACCTGCTCTTATTTCATGGAagtttgatgatatatggttgTATCTCTTTGCCCCAACTCTCGGAGCTGTGGCAGCAACTCTCCTCTTCCGGTTGCTTCGACTTCAACACCacccttcctcctcctccactgcCCCTTCTTGTGCTCCTGCTAATCCTTCAGTTGATTAG